One stretch of Arachis hypogaea cultivar Tifrunner chromosome 20, arahy.Tifrunner.gnm2.J5K5, whole genome shotgun sequence DNA includes these proteins:
- the LOC112784725 gene encoding probable nucleoredoxin 3 → MAGFQAEYIDDYDILKIFAAEGVEFLVSSEGKVPLSECDGKIICLFFSANWCRPCRAFIPHLIELYGTLRKRGLNLEIIFISFDHDEDGFKEHLKSMPWLAVPFDAKLHRRFINRYQVDRIPSFRPLYPDGTIVEDDLIVTIEDYGADSFPFTRKRYEELKAKDRKKREEANLEELLADEGRDFLITGDDRKVPISQLVGKTIGLYFCAYWSPPCRAFTVQLMDLYKNLKAAKGDCCEVVLISTDRDLKEFNVNRSNMPWLAIPYEDKTRHDLCRIFDIKGIPALVFVGPDGKVTSTNGKFMVSSYGAEAFPFTESRIRDLEAALRKEGEALPQQFEDVKHEHVLKLDMAKAYVCDSCKEKGKFWAFSCDVCDYDLHPSCVEKVNKN, encoded by the exons ATGGCAGGGTTTCAAGCTGAATATATTGATGACTATGATATTTTGAAGATATTTGCTGCTGAAGGTGTTGAGTTCCTTGTATCAAGTGAAGGGAAG GTACCCTTGTCGGAATGCGATGGGAAAATCATTTGCCTCTTTTTCTCTGCAAATTGGTGCAGACCTTGCAGAGCATTCATTCCCCATTTGATTGAACTCTATGGTACACTGAGAAAGAGAGGCCTAAATTTGGAGATTATCTTCATCTCTTTTGATCATGATGAGGATGGTTTTAAGGAACACTTGAAGAGTATGCCATGGCTAGCTGTCCCGTTTGATGCAAAGTTGCATAGAAGATTCATCAACAGATACCAAGTTGATCGAATCCCATCATTCCGTCCATTATATCCTGATGGAACGATAGTCGAAGACGATTTAATTGTGACCATTGAGGATTATGgtgctgattcttttcccttcaCAAGGAAGAGATATGAGGAATTGAAAGCCAAGGATAGAAAGAAACGCGAAGAAGCAAATTTGGAGGAATTATTGGCAGACGAGGGACGCGACTTTCTTATCACTGGAGATGATAGAAAG GTACCAATATCTCAACTAGTTGGTAAAACTATAGGCCTCTACTTTTGTGCCTATTGGTCTCCTCCATGCCGCGCATTCACTGTCCAACTCATGGATTTATACAAAAATCTCAAGGCTGCAAAAGGTGACTGCTGCGAGGTTGTTTTAATCTCGACAGATAGAGACCTGAAGGAGTTCAATGTCAACAGAAGTAATATGCCATGGCTCGCCATCCCATACGAGGACAAAACTAGGCATGACCTTTGTAGGATCTTTGACATAAAAGGAATTCCGGCTTTGGTCTTTGTCGGACCAGATGGCAAAGTGACTAGTACCAATGGGAAGTTTATGGTCTCCTCATATGGTGCAGAAGCATTCCCCTTCACCGAATCACGGATAAGGGATCTAGAAGCAGCTCTTAGAAAGGAAGGAGAGGCTTTGCCGCAACAGTTCGAGGATGTCAAGCATGAACATGTGCTGAAGTTGGATATGGCCAAAGCATATGTATGTGATTCCTGTAAAGAGAAAGGGAAATTCTGGGCATTCTCTTGTG